In Actinomycetota bacterium, the following proteins share a genomic window:
- a CDS encoding glycosyltransferase family 4 protein: MRIGVVAPVWVAVPPKGYGGVEVVVSLLVEELVDRGHDVTLFASGDSTTGATLRFAYEVAPTDRLGEVEPDATHVGWAYRTIVAAHAAGEGFDLVHDHTDLLGAAFAAALPAPVVHTVHLPIEQHRRAFLRRFGEDTYLTAVSDHQRDEAPELPWRARVHNAVDVESFPFREDDDGYLLCLGRVCAQKGQDLAIDVARKADLPLVIAGRMHPADAEFFHRAVEPRVDGDAVVFLGEVSNERKRSLVAGARALLFTVREPEAFGLVMVEAMASGTPVVAEPLGAVPEIVCHGETGFLASGVDAMADAVRRTGEISAGRCRDEAMARFHPRGMADGYEAVYRDVVASR, encoded by the coding sequence ATGCGCATCGGGGTCGTCGCGCCGGTGTGGGTCGCCGTGCCGCCGAAGGGATACGGCGGGGTCGAGGTCGTGGTGAGCCTGCTGGTGGAGGAGCTGGTGGACCGCGGTCACGACGTGACGCTGTTCGCGTCCGGCGACTCCACGACCGGCGCCACGTTGCGGTTCGCCTACGAGGTGGCGCCCACCGACCGGCTGGGGGAGGTCGAGCCCGACGCCACCCACGTCGGCTGGGCGTATCGCACCATCGTCGCCGCGCATGCCGCCGGCGAGGGGTTCGACCTCGTGCACGACCACACCGACCTTCTGGGGGCCGCGTTCGCCGCCGCCCTCCCGGCACCGGTCGTGCACACGGTGCACCTCCCGATCGAGCAGCACCGGCGTGCGTTCCTCCGGCGGTTCGGGGAGGACACGTACCTCACCGCGGTCAGCGACCACCAGCGGGACGAGGCCCCCGAGCTTCCCTGGCGGGCTCGCGTGCACAACGCCGTGGACGTGGAGTCGTTCCCGTTCCGGGAGGACGACGACGGCTACCTGCTGTGCCTGGGCCGGGTATGCGCTCAGAAGGGCCAGGACCTCGCGATCGACGTGGCCCGGAAGGCGGACCTGCCACTGGTGATCGCGGGCCGCATGCACCCGGCGGATGCGGAGTTCTTCCACCGGGCCGTGGAGCCGCGGGTGGACGGCGATGCCGTGGTGTTCCTGGGCGAGGTGTCGAACGAGCGCAAGCGGTCGCTGGTGGCGGGGGCTCGCGCGCTGCTGTTCACCGTCCGGGAGCCCGAGGCGTTCGGGCTGGTGATGGTCGAGGCCATGGCCAGCGGTACGCCCGTGGTGGCCGAGCCGCTGGGCGCGGTGCCCGAGATCGTGTGCCACGGGGAGACCGGGTTCCTCGCGTCCGGGGTGGACGCGATGGCGGACGCCGTGCGCCGAACCGGGGAGATCTCGGCCGGGCGGTGCCGGGACGAAGCGATGGCGCGGTTTCACCCCCGAGGCATGGCCGACGGCTACGAGGCCGTGTATCGCGACGTGGTGGCGTCGCGGTGA
- a CDS encoding LytR C-terminal domain-containing protein, whose protein sequence is MRVAILVAAVVIGAVVISKGFPTFGETVPVPSHSPTQSPTGPTPTGSQSSSPTPQLTPRQQGVKIAVFNATSVAGLAGVTADQLQKNGGYVVPVVGNFPNSQITLIYYRDAQGKVDAQHLKEKFLKEGHIKHLPPKTLDVPQTVELAIVLGSDYAAANPIS, encoded by the coding sequence GTGAGGGTCGCCATCCTGGTGGCCGCCGTCGTGATCGGTGCGGTGGTCATCTCGAAGGGGTTCCCGACCTTCGGTGAGACCGTTCCCGTGCCGTCGCACTCGCCCACGCAGTCGCCCACCGGGCCCACGCCCACCGGCTCGCAGAGCTCGAGCCCCACTCCCCAGCTCACCCCGCGCCAGCAGGGCGTGAAGATCGCCGTGTTCAACGCGACCAGCGTGGCGGGGCTGGCGGGCGTGACGGCGGACCAGCTCCAGAAGAACGGTGGGTACGTGGTGCCGGTGGTCGGGAACTTCCCGAACTCGCAGATCACGCTGATCTACTACCGGGACGCGCAGGGCAAGGTGGACGCACAGCACCTGAAGGAGAAGTTCCTGAAGGAGGGCCACATCAAGCACCTGCCCCCGAAGACGCTCGACGTCCCCCAGACCGTGGAGCTCGCCATCGTGCTGGGCTCGGACTACGCCGCCGCCAACCCCATCAGCTGA
- a CDS encoding DUF3263 domain-containing protein, whose translation MSTPYRHHPAGGGLSSLGELDERSKAILDFERNWWKYPGPKERAIRERFQLSAARYHQILNGLIDRPDALAYDPMLVRRLRRLREARRRKRFARQLGLER comes from the coding sequence ATGAGCACCCCATACCGCCATCACCCCGCCGGGGGCGGGCTTTCCAGCCTCGGCGAGCTGGACGAACGGTCCAAAGCCATCCTCGACTTCGAGCGCAACTGGTGGAAGTACCCGGGGCCCAAGGAGCGGGCCATCCGGGAGCGGTTCCAGCTCTCGGCGGCCCGGTACCACCAGATCCTGAACGGCCTGATCGACCGGCCCGACGCCCTGGCGTACGACCCCATGCTGGTGCGGCGCCTCCGGCGGCTCCGGGAGGCCAGGCGGAGGAAGCGATTCGCGCGACAACTGGGGCTGGAGCGGTAG
- a CDS encoding Glu/Leu/Phe/Val dehydrogenase produces MTTTSPWDAALSQLQQAADMLDLDPGVHEILRNPKRILTVAIPIHRDDGSVAVFTGYRVHHNTSRGPSKGGIRYHPSVTLDEVKALAMWMTWKCAIVSIPYGGAKGGVVVDPKELSTTELERLTRRYASEILPLIGPDRDVPAPDMGTDEQIMAWIMDTYSMNVGHSALGVVTGKPISVGGSRGRGDATARGVMYITEATLKHRGMKVDETTVAIQGYGKVGAPAVRLLEQLGCIVVAVSDVHGGVYNPKGISAEALAAYRAETGTVAGFEDGEAITNEDLLTVDCDVLIPAALESQLTGDNADRVRAEVIIEAANGPTTPEADLIFEERGILVVPDILANSGGVTVSYFEWVQDLQAYFWDEDEVNVKLRSIMERAYVDVLALSAERKVPMRTAATMLGVARVAEAHTTRGLFP; encoded by the coding sequence GTGACCACGACATCGCCCTGGGACGCGGCCCTGTCGCAGCTGCAGCAGGCCGCCGACATGCTCGACCTCGATCCGGGCGTCCACGAGATCCTGCGCAACCCCAAGCGCATCCTCACCGTGGCCATCCCCATCCACCGCGACGACGGAAGCGTTGCCGTGTTCACGGGATACCGCGTCCACCACAACACCTCCCGCGGCCCCTCGAAGGGCGGCATCCGCTACCACCCCAGCGTGACCCTCGACGAGGTGAAGGCGCTGGCCATGTGGATGACCTGGAAGTGCGCCATCGTGAGCATCCCCTACGGGGGAGCGAAGGGCGGCGTCGTGGTCGATCCGAAGGAGCTGTCGACCACCGAGCTCGAGCGACTCACCCGGCGGTACGCGTCGGAGATCCTGCCCCTCATCGGGCCCGACCGCGACGTGCCGGCCCCGGACATGGGAACCGACGAACAGATCATGGCGTGGATCATGGACACGTACTCCATGAACGTCGGGCACTCCGCGCTCGGCGTCGTCACCGGCAAGCCGATCTCGGTGGGGGGCTCGCGGGGCCGGGGAGACGCCACCGCCCGCGGCGTCATGTACATCACCGAGGCCACGCTCAAGCACCGGGGCATGAAGGTGGACGAGACCACGGTGGCCATCCAGGGCTACGGGAAGGTGGGCGCTCCTGCCGTCCGCCTGCTGGAGCAGCTGGGCTGCATCGTGGTGGCGGTGTCCGACGTGCACGGCGGCGTGTACAACCCCAAAGGCATCTCGGCGGAGGCTCTCGCGGCGTACCGGGCCGAGACGGGGACGGTGGCCGGGTTCGAGGACGGTGAGGCCATCACGAACGAGGACCTGCTGACGGTGGACTGCGACGTGTTGATCCCGGCCGCGCTGGAGAGCCAGCTGACCGGGGACAACGCCGACCGGGTCCGGGCCGAAGTCATCATCGAGGCCGCGAACGGACCCACCACGCCGGAGGCTGATCTCATCTTCGAGGAACGGGGCATCCTGGTCGTCCCCGACATCCTCGCCAACTCTGGCGGCGTCACGGTGTCGTACTTCGAGTGGGTCCAGGACCTCCAGGCCTATTTCTGGGACGAGGACGAGGTGAACGTGAAGCTCCGCTCCATCATGGAACGGGCCTACGTCGACGTCCTGGCCCTGTCCGCCGAGCGGAAGGTGCCGATGCGGACCGCCGCCACCATGCTGGGTGTCGCTCGCGTGGCGGAGGCGCACACGACCCGGGGACTGTTCCCCTAA
- a CDS encoding DUF763 domain-containing protein, translating into MRTGHADLPLHGGRAPRWLFERMVALAREISLAVVTEEGSPGLLRRLSDPVWFQAFGCVLGFDWHSSGVTTTACGALKEGLRGLEADTGLVVAGGKGRASRRTPQEIESACERSGRDAAPLVAASRLSAKVDSSAVQDGFQVYHHTFLFSTDGAWAVVQQGMNEATGRARRYHWLTPPRFDADPHAAVAGAGGQEVLNLVAGEAEENRGVSVQLAREGPEPVVREIERMRSLSMPHRHEVRLSDLHPDRLRRVLLAAYESQPEDYTALLAVPGVGAKGLRALALVAELTYGEPASVRDPVSYAWAHGGKDGTPFPVDRATYDATIESVRRAVQDARAGRTEKVAALRRLAGLEREGRAAAGS; encoded by the coding sequence ATGCGGACTGGACACGCGGATCTGCCGCTGCACGGCGGACGGGCTCCCCGGTGGCTGTTCGAGCGGATGGTCGCGCTGGCCCGGGAGATCTCCCTGGCCGTGGTCACCGAGGAGGGCTCGCCGGGGCTCCTGCGCCGGCTGTCGGATCCGGTGTGGTTCCAGGCGTTCGGGTGCGTGCTGGGGTTCGACTGGCACTCGAGCGGGGTCACCACCACGGCGTGCGGCGCGCTGAAGGAGGGGCTCCGAGGGCTGGAGGCCGATACCGGCTTGGTGGTGGCCGGCGGGAAGGGACGCGCCTCGCGCCGAACCCCGCAGGAGATCGAGTCGGCGTGCGAGCGGAGCGGCCGGGACGCCGCACCGCTCGTCGCGGCGAGCCGGCTGTCCGCGAAGGTCGATTCCTCGGCCGTGCAGGACGGGTTCCAGGTGTATCACCACACCTTCCTGTTCTCGACGGATGGCGCCTGGGCGGTGGTGCAGCAGGGGATGAACGAAGCCACCGGGCGGGCCCGGCGGTACCACTGGCTGACCCCGCCCCGGTTCGACGCGGACCCGCACGCCGCGGTGGCCGGCGCCGGCGGGCAGGAGGTCCTGAACCTGGTGGCGGGGGAGGCGGAGGAGAACCGCGGCGTCTCCGTGCAGCTGGCTCGAGAGGGCCCGGAGCCGGTGGTGCGGGAGATCGAGCGGATGCGGTCGCTGTCGATGCCGCACCGGCACGAGGTCCGGCTGTCGGACCTGCATCCCGACCGGCTCCGGCGGGTGTTGCTGGCCGCGTACGAGTCGCAGCCGGAGGACTACACGGCGCTGCTGGCCGTGCCCGGGGTCGGCGCGAAAGGGCTGCGGGCGCTGGCGCTGGTGGCGGAGCTCACCTACGGCGAACCGGCCTCGGTGCGGGACCCCGTCTCGTACGCGTGGGCCCACGGCGGGAAGGACGGCACGCCGTTTCCGGTGGACCGGGCCACCTACGACGCCACCATCGAGTCGGTGCGCCGGGCCGTGCAGGACGCGCGGGCCGGTCGCACGGAGAAGGTCGCCGCGCTCCGGCGACTGGCCGGCTTGGAGCGGGAGGGCCGGGCCGCCGCCGGGAGCTGA
- a CDS encoding rhodanese-like domain-containing protein, translating to MPRTIDRHELQRLVDGGAQLVEVLPREEYEEQHLPGAVSVPLRRIEQAREVLDPSRPVIVYCWDSA from the coding sequence ATGCCCCGCACCATCGACCGCCACGAGCTCCAGCGGCTGGTGGACGGGGGCGCCCAGCTGGTGGAGGTCCTGCCCCGCGAGGAGTACGAGGAGCAGCACCTCCCGGGCGCCGTGAGCGTTCCGCTCCGCCGGATCGAGCAGGCCAGGGAGGTGCTCGACCCCAGCCGTCCGGTCATCGTGTACTGCTGGGACTCGGCCTGA
- a CDS encoding dienelactone hydrolase family protein, producing the protein MAEREVRIPVGGATLGGNLALPSSPIGLVVFAHGTGSSRFSPRNRFVAEALQGNGFGTLLMDLLTADEESVDVRTAHLRFDIGLLASRLVAAVDWLGGREESAALPLGAFGASTGAAAALVAAARRPDAVRAVVSRGGRPDLAGDDLERVRAPTLLIVGGADRVVIGLNEEARERLRAGTEVHLEIVPGATHLFEEPGALEEVADLAGRWFLRHLAGRD; encoded by the coding sequence GTGGCAGAGCGGGAGGTGCGGATCCCCGTGGGAGGCGCGACGCTCGGGGGCAACCTCGCCCTTCCTTCGAGCCCGATCGGGCTCGTCGTGTTCGCGCACGGGACCGGCAGCAGCAGGTTCAGTCCGAGGAACCGGTTCGTGGCGGAAGCGTTGCAGGGCAACGGCTTCGGCACGCTGCTGATGGACCTGCTGACGGCGGACGAGGAATCCGTGGACGTGCGTACCGCGCACCTGCGGTTCGACATCGGGCTGCTGGCGAGCCGACTCGTGGCGGCGGTCGACTGGCTGGGCGGACGGGAGGAATCGGCGGCCCTTCCGCTGGGGGCGTTCGGCGCGAGCACCGGCGCAGCGGCGGCGCTGGTCGCCGCGGCCCGGCGCCCCGACGCGGTCCGTGCCGTGGTGTCGCGTGGCGGCCGCCCCGACCTGGCCGGTGACGACCTGGAACGGGTCCGCGCGCCGACCCTGCTGATCGTGGGCGGGGCCGACCGTGTCGTCATCGGGCTCAACGAGGAAGCCCGCGAGCGGCTCCGGGCCGGCACCGAGGTACACCTGGAGATCGTGCCCGGCGCGACCCACCTGTTCGAGGAGCCGGGCGCGTTGGAGGAGGTGGCCGACCTGGCCGGCCGGTGGTTCCTCCGCCATCTCGCCGGCCGCGACTAG
- the ligD gene encoding non-homologous end-joining DNA ligase, with amino-acid sequence MSGDRVRFGRYTIEVSNRTKVLFPGDGITKGDLIEYYAAIAERMVPLISGRPLSLERFPEGIDGHRVFQQNVPTYFPAWVRRVNVRKEGGRLDHVVCENAATLAYLANQAVITPHAWLSRADRPEHPDQLIFDLDPPGDEFEAARAAARSVRTLLDELGLPAFLKTSGGKGLHVMVPLDRKEPFEAVRSFARDAAAELARREPERLTTETRKAKRDGRLFLDVGRNAYAQTAVPPFAVRPRPGAPVATPIPWDELEDPKLLPGRFTIRSVFEHLDPDPWRDARRQARSLAEPRRRLARIREQER; translated from the coding sequence GTGAGCGGCGACCGCGTGCGGTTCGGCCGCTACACGATCGAGGTCTCCAACCGGACCAAGGTGCTGTTCCCCGGGGATGGCATCACGAAGGGCGACCTCATCGAGTACTACGCCGCGATCGCGGAGCGGATGGTGCCCCTCATCAGCGGCCGCCCGCTGTCCCTGGAGCGCTTCCCCGAGGGGATCGACGGCCATCGGGTGTTCCAGCAGAACGTCCCCACCTACTTCCCCGCGTGGGTCCGCCGGGTCAACGTTCGCAAGGAGGGCGGGAGGCTCGATCACGTCGTGTGCGAGAACGCCGCCACCCTCGCGTACCTCGCCAACCAGGCCGTCATCACCCCCCACGCCTGGCTCAGCCGAGCCGACCGGCCCGAGCATCCCGACCAGCTCATCTTCGACCTCGACCCCCCCGGCGACGAGTTCGAGGCGGCACGGGCTGCGGCGCGTTCGGTGCGGACCCTCCTCGACGAGCTCGGCCTCCCGGCGTTCCTGAAGACCTCCGGCGGGAAGGGGCTGCACGTGATGGTGCCGCTCGACCGGAAGGAGCCCTTCGAGGCGGTGCGTTCGTTCGCCCGCGACGCGGCGGCGGAGCTGGCTCGAAGGGAGCCCGAGCGCCTGACCACGGAGACGCGCAAGGCCAAGCGGGACGGGAGGCTGTTCCTCGACGTGGGCCGGAACGCGTACGCCCAGACAGCGGTGCCCCCGTTCGCGGTGCGTCCCCGCCCGGGTGCCCCGGTGGCCACGCCCATCCCGTGGGACGAGCTGGAGGACCCGAAGCTCCTCCCCGGTCGCTTCACCATCCGTTCGGTGTTCGAGCACCTCGACCCGGACCCGTGGCGCGACGCCCGCCGGCAGGCTCGTTCCCTGGCGGAACCCCGGAGGCGCCTGGCCCGGATCCGCGAGCAGGAGCGCTAG
- a CDS encoding DNA ligase: protein MLKKRDSLETYRRKRDLARTPEPSGSGRRDSARSARSTRGRRRREPIFVIQKHDATALHYDFRLEAGGVLKSWAVPKGPSTDPREKRLAMPTEDHPLAYASFEGVIPEGLYGAGPVIVWDTGTYRNLTERDGRPVLVEEAVEAGHVAVWLEGTKLKGGYALTRTGPASGGRQKWLLVKMRDEAADARRNPVTTQPESVLSGKRIEDLAAEAS from the coding sequence ATGCTGAAGAAGCGGGACTCGCTGGAGACCTACCGTCGCAAACGGGACCTCGCCCGCACGCCCGAGCCCTCCGGGTCCGGCCGGCGAGACTCGGCGCGTTCGGCGCGCTCGACGCGCGGGCGCCGGCGCCGGGAGCCCATCTTCGTCATCCAGAAACACGACGCCACCGCACTGCATTACGACTTCCGGCTGGAGGCGGGCGGCGTGCTGAAGTCGTGGGCCGTCCCCAAGGGCCCTTCCACCGATCCTCGCGAGAAGCGCCTGGCCATGCCCACCGAGGACCATCCGCTGGCCTATGCGAGCTTCGAGGGCGTCATCCCGGAGGGGCTGTACGGAGCGGGCCCCGTCATCGTGTGGGACACGGGCACGTACCGGAACCTCACCGAGCGCGACGGCCGGCCGGTGCTGGTGGAGGAAGCTGTCGAAGCGGGCCACGTGGCCGTGTGGCTCGAAGGGACCAAGCTGAAGGGCGGCTACGCCCTCACCCGGACCGGCCCGGCCTCCGGCGGGCGCCAGAAGTGGCTGCTGGTGAAGATGAGGGACGAGGCGGCCGACGCCCGGCGCAACCCGGTGACGACCCAGCCCGAGTCCGTCCTGTCGGGGAAGCGGATCGAGGACCTGGCCGCCGAGGCATCGTGA
- a CDS encoding GMC family oxidoreductase yields the protein MIVDGATQDRPVDEAFDHVVVGSGAAGATAALVLAESGASVAVVEEGPAVRTEQFVDRGYDTLRTLYRDMGGQLARGRAAIPVLQGRCLGGSTVVNSAIMWRLPEDVWAGWRDDFGLGDAVPFGELDGHCDRIERNLSVAATDEGVWGGNNRLMAVAGTALGVRASPMRRAVVGCRGSARCQSGCPHGAKQSMALTYLPRAERQGAVLFVGARADRALMSGDRAVGVSGRFSAGGTFLLRARRSVVVAGSATQTPGLLQRSGVQSLHLGAHFQGHPGASIVGLFDQPVGLWRGATQGFESDQHRIDGRFKVESVALMPELLIATLPGVGARWLEAIGRAGHMAMWAVDMRAYAEGRIDARRGKPRIRFDLERRDVANLRGGLAFTAEMMFAAGARGVMPLVHGLPEVIERPDDARLLREGPEDARAYSMALTHLFGTARMSVRPGDGVVGPDFAVHGTRNLYVVDSSVFPTNTGVNPQLSIMGMAMLAATRMVEGQRG from the coding sequence GTGATCGTGGACGGCGCGACGCAGGATCGGCCGGTGGACGAGGCCTTCGATCACGTCGTCGTGGGCTCGGGAGCGGCCGGAGCGACGGCTGCGCTGGTGCTGGCGGAATCGGGGGCCTCCGTGGCGGTGGTCGAGGAAGGGCCCGCGGTCAGAACCGAGCAGTTCGTGGATCGGGGGTACGACACGCTCCGCACGCTGTATCGCGACATGGGGGGGCAGCTCGCGCGGGGCCGGGCCGCCATCCCGGTGCTCCAGGGGCGGTGCCTGGGTGGAAGCACGGTCGTCAACTCCGCGATCATGTGGCGGCTGCCCGAGGACGTGTGGGCGGGCTGGCGCGACGACTTCGGGCTGGGCGACGCCGTGCCGTTCGGGGAGCTGGACGGGCATTGCGACCGGATCGAACGCAACCTGTCCGTGGCGGCCACCGACGAGGGCGTGTGGGGCGGGAACAACCGGCTGATGGCCGTGGCCGGGACGGCGCTGGGCGTTCGCGCGTCCCCGATGCGCCGGGCCGTGGTGGGCTGCCGCGGCAGCGCCCGGTGCCAGAGCGGGTGCCCGCACGGCGCGAAGCAGAGCATGGCCCTGACCTACCTCCCCCGGGCCGAGCGGCAGGGCGCCGTCCTGTTCGTCGGCGCACGGGCGGACCGGGCCCTCATGAGCGGCGACCGCGCCGTCGGGGTGTCCGGCCGGTTCTCCGCCGGAGGAACGTTCCTGCTCCGGGCCAGGCGGTCGGTCGTGGTCGCCGGGTCCGCGACCCAGACGCCGGGCCTGCTCCAGCGGAGCGGGGTGCAGTCCCTGCATCTCGGGGCGCACTTCCAGGGGCACCCGGGAGCGTCGATCGTCGGCCTGTTCGACCAGCCGGTCGGCCTGTGGCGAGGCGCCACCCAGGGGTTCGAATCGGACCAGCACCGGATCGACGGCCGGTTCAAGGTCGAGAGCGTGGCCCTGATGCCGGAGCTGCTGATCGCGACCCTTCCAGGGGTGGGCGCCCGGTGGCTGGAGGCCATCGGCCGGGCCGGACACATGGCGATGTGGGCGGTGGACATGCGAGCGTACGCGGAGGGGCGGATCGATGCGCGCCGGGGCAAGCCGCGGATCCGCTTCGACCTGGAGCGGCGCGACGTGGCGAACCTCCGCGGGGGGCTGGCGTTCACCGCGGAGATGATGTTCGCGGCGGGGGCGCGCGGGGTGATGCCGCTGGTCCACGGCCTGCCCGAGGTGATCGAGCGGCCGGACGACGCGCGGCTACTGCGGGAGGGGCCGGAAGACGCGCGAGCGTATTCGATGGCGCTCACCCATCTGTTCGGGACCGCGCGGATGAGCGTGCGGCCCGGGGACGGCGTGGTCGGGCCGGACTTCGCCGTGCACGGGACCCGCAACCTGTACGTGGTCGACTCCTCGGTGTTCCCGACCAACACCGGCGTGAACCCGCAGCTGTCGATCATGGGGATGGCGATGCTCGCCGCCACGAGGATGGTGGAGGGACAGCGTGGCTGA